Proteins found in one Anaerobacillus alkaliphilus genomic segment:
- a CDS encoding protein-glutamine gamma-glutamyltransferase gives MIQVAGRPFSLESTMDFGEVEGVIIQQMHDSPELFTYLSMNELRFEINLRKNIMESAKEMSESHAAFTIFENARCNPTYWNLTSAGGFLLRQGVRPSDAILDINRNGQLYGFECATAIIIIYYQAILKSIGRERFDYNFQNIYLYSWHTDPDLEYHYFNADNYVPGDVVYFNNPEYHPYAPWYRGLNAVVLSDGTFFGHGFGIMTAEQVIEFLNSQRHPESRQSAYIENLITRISPTTVQKVFASSGNRNNYKAHKIVIHHNLCSISSIKYRFFLNNY, from the coding sequence ATGATACAAGTAGCTGGCAGGCCGTTTTCACTAGAAAGTACGATGGACTTTGGCGAGGTAGAAGGAGTAATCATTCAACAAATGCATGATTCTCCTGAATTGTTTACCTATCTTTCCATGAATGAGCTTAGATTTGAAATTAACCTTAGAAAAAATATCATGGAAAGCGCTAAGGAGATGAGTGAGAGTCATGCGGCATTTACGATTTTTGAAAATGCTCGTTGTAATCCTACATACTGGAATTTGACGAGTGCTGGAGGATTTTTGTTGCGGCAAGGTGTGCGACCATCTGATGCGATTTTAGATATTAATCGAAACGGGCAACTGTATGGATTTGAGTGCGCAACGGCAATCATCATTATCTATTATCAGGCCATCTTAAAAAGTATCGGGAGAGAACGTTTCGATTATAATTTTCAAAATATCTATTTATACAGTTGGCATACAGATCCTGACTTAGAATATCACTACTTTAATGCAGACAATTATGTGCCAGGAGATGTTGTGTATTTTAATAATCCTGAATATCATCCGTATGCACCATGGTATCGAGGACTAAACGCTGTCGTGTTGAGCGATGGAACGTTCTTTGGTCATGGGTTTGGTATTATGACTGCTGAACAGGTGATAGAATTTTTAAATTCACAAAGACATCCAGAGAGTAGGCAATCTGCCTACATAGAAAATCTAATTACAAGAATTTCTCCTACAACGGTGCAGAAGGTTTTTGCTTCAAGTGGTAACCGTAACAACTATAAAGCGCATAAAATTGTCATACACCATAATCTTTGTTCCATCTCCAGTATTAAGTATCGGTTTTTCTTAAATAATTACTAA
- a CDS encoding sigma factor-like helix-turn-helix DNA-binding protein — protein MGEIEITKEDMLFYLDMIGSIYGPSYKPKIGKLKPYYPFLKEPTSEEYKRFIQVYLHYRDCLNEREKTILDFQYRLKGEKLTLDQMGEQFGISSSRAAQIRNIAELRIAKAIREFLNGKPKKSFGSLLEGQPDEVLIEIALAICPHSRVLRTYLKQDKPMSYITRKNLKHALFRAWWLDLLDHREKAMKILNVKNEI, from the coding sequence ATGGGGGAAATAGAGATTACCAAAGAAGATATGCTTTTTTATTTAGATATGATAGGTTCAATTTATGGTCCATCTTATAAACCTAAGATTGGTAAATTAAAGCCTTACTACCCTTTTCTTAAGGAACCAACTTCAGAAGAATACAAGAGGTTTATTCAGGTTTATCTTCATTATAGAGACTGTTTAAATGAACGAGAAAAAACGATACTAGATTTTCAGTATAGATTGAAAGGTGAGAAGTTAACACTTGATCAAATGGGAGAACAATTTGGAATTTCCAGTTCTCGTGCTGCGCAAATTCGAAATATAGCTGAGTTACGAATAGCAAAAGCTATCCGAGAATTTTTAAATGGTAAGCCTAAGAAATCGTTTGGTTCGCTCCTTGAAGGTCAACCAGACGAGGTTTTAATTGAAATTGCACTGGCAATTTGTCCCCATTCTCGTGTTCTTCGAACTTACTTAAAGCAGGATAAACCTATGAGTTATATAACAAGAAAAAATTTAAAGCATGCATTGTTTCGTGCATGGTGGTTAGATTTATTAGATCATCGAGAAAAAGCTATGAAAATTCTAAATGTTAAAAATGAGATATAG
- a CDS encoding IS110 family transposase, which translates to MVYTLLNHIQGKKGSRWAKFLQTAGLENILIVAVDAAKYTHKAMICTFYGEILKKPFEFDASLTGHNQLISQIEKVSQETGKQSIVIGIETTGHYYEDLVRHWQGNSYYVRIINAATTSEERKALLNRSKTDNLDLLAITQSVINGRGTSSELPSGSVHELQKLTRARRTIVQEKTALQNEIRVHIDHIFREFQGMSIWRDGKRVHVQPFEKLFGKAGRYLMRHFIHPSDIINLGVDGLREISIKENLKIRDSSIQLLLEFASNSISRPKEELEIDHFLLVHKLDRLELVNQQIDEMEQKIASLFIETEGAVLLTVPGVGLVTGAELYGEMGDISDFDHAGQLIKMAGTNPIVVQSGGRNPTYHCISREGRRTFRNSVYQIGKSLAMHNPKMKKQYQEMRDRGKYARQAYIALGNRMIRLAFAMIRKQTMYQSEEADYTLLAELTKKLKAQHVKRFYTRYFAV; encoded by the coding sequence ATGGTATACACATTATTGAACCATATTCAAGGAAAAAAGGGAAGTCGATGGGCTAAGTTTCTTCAAACAGCTGGCTTGGAAAATATTTTAATAGTAGCGGTAGATGCTGCTAAATATACGCATAAAGCTATGATTTGTACTTTTTATGGGGAGATCCTAAAGAAACCCTTCGAGTTTGATGCTTCTTTAACTGGTCATAATCAACTCATCAGTCAAATTGAAAAGGTAAGTCAAGAGACTGGGAAACAGTCCATAGTTATTGGTATTGAAACGACGGGACACTATTATGAGGACCTAGTTCGTCATTGGCAAGGGAATAGTTACTATGTTCGAATAATAAACGCAGCTACTACATCTGAAGAGAGAAAAGCACTATTAAACCGCTCTAAAACTGACAACCTTGATCTATTAGCTATTACACAATCAGTGATAAACGGTCGTGGAACAAGTAGTGAACTACCTTCAGGATCTGTGCATGAGCTTCAAAAGCTCACAAGAGCTCGACGCACAATCGTCCAGGAAAAGACAGCTCTCCAAAACGAAATAAGAGTTCATATTGATCATATATTTCGAGAATTTCAAGGAATGAGTATATGGAGAGATGGTAAACGAGTTCATGTTCAACCCTTTGAGAAACTTTTTGGGAAGGCTGGCCGCTATTTGATGCGTCATTTTATACACCCTAGCGATATCATTAACCTAGGTGTTGATGGATTAAGAGAGATATCGATTAAAGAAAACCTTAAGATACGCGATTCTTCTATACAATTACTTTTAGAATTCGCAAGTAATTCCATCTCAAGACCAAAGGAAGAGTTAGAAATTGATCACTTTTTACTTGTTCATAAGCTAGATCGGCTGGAACTAGTAAATCAACAGATTGATGAAATGGAACAGAAGATTGCTAGTTTATTCATTGAAACAGAAGGTGCTGTCTTGTTAACTGTACCAGGAGTTGGACTAGTGACTGGTGCGGAATTGTATGGCGAAATGGGTGATATATCGGATTTTGACCATGCAGGACAGTTAATTAAAATGGCAGGCACGAATCCTATTGTAGTGCAATCTGGCGGTCGAAATCCGACTTATCATTGTATCTCTCGAGAAGGAAGGCGTACATTTAGAAATAGTGTGTATCAAATAGGAAAGTCACTTGCCATGCACAATCCAAAGATGAAGAAACAATATCAAGAAATGAGAGATAGAGGCAAATATGCAAGACAAGCGTATATAGCCTTAGGAAATCGCATGATCCGTTTAGCCTTTGCCATGATTCGTAAACAAACAATGTATCAATCAGAAGAAGCAGATTATACTTTACTAGCTGAATTGACCAAGAAACTTAAAGCCCAACATGTTAAACGCTTTTACACAAGATACTTTGCAGTATAG